Genomic segment of Halostella limicola:
CTGTACAAGCGCGAGGAGGACGGCATCGTCCTCGTCGACCAGGAGCGCTGCCGGGGCTACCGCTACTGCGTCGAGGGCTGTCCGTACAACAAGGTGCACTTCAACGTCATGAAGAAGAAGTCGGAGAAGTGCATCTTCTGCTACCCGCGTAAGGAGGGCGAGGGACCGGACGACGAGGTGCGGCCGCCGGCCTGCGCGTCGGAGTGTCCCCCGCAGTTGCGGCTGGTCGGCTTCCTCGACGACGAGGACGGCCCCATCTACAAGCTCGTCGAGGAGTACGAGGTGGCCCTGCGGCTCCACCCCGAGTTCCACACCGAGCCGAACGTCTACTACATCCCGCCGTTCGCGCCGCCGCAGCACACCGAGAACGGCGAGACGGTCGACGTCGAGCGTATCCCGCGACCCTATCTGGAGGAACTGTTCGGCGAGCAGGTCCACGACGCGCTCGACACCATCGAGCGCCACCGCGACCGGGTCCGCCGCGGGCAGGACAGCGAACTGATGGAGCTGCTCACGACGAAGGACATGGCGAAACAGTACCGGCTGGAGGTGTTCGAATGAGCGAGCGATCGAGCGCCGCGGACGGGCGGCGGTCGCTGGTCGCCGTCGCCGTCGCGCTGACTCTCGTCACGGTCGCCGCCGTCGTCCCGGCGCTCGTCGGGGCGCGGCCGGCCAACGAGGTGCCGGTGACCGAACTCCCGGACGCCGACGACTCGCTCTCGGAGCCGACCGGCGACGCGTGGGAGCGGACGCCCGCGAAGGAGATCGCGCTCGCCAGCGCGCCCAGCGGCGCCCCGAACGCCAACGACACGTCCATCGAGTCGGTGTCGGTCCGCGCCGCCTACACCGACGAGCGGCTGTTCGTCCGCCTGAGCTGGGACGATCCGTCGCGCGACGGCAACGTCTCCCCGGCGAACGCGACGCCGCAGGTGAACTCGTTCGCGGACGCCGCCGCCGTCCAGTTGCCGGCGGACGCCGGCGCGAACCCGGGCATCGCGATGGGCAGCGACCGCACGCCCGTCAACGTCTGGTACTGGAGCGGCGCGACCGGCGGCCAGGAACTGCTCGCCGGGGGGCCGGGGACAACGACCCCGATAGGGTCGGTCGGGAGCAACGCCAGCTACGAGGATGGCCGATGGCACGTCGTGTACGCCCGCAACCGCACCGCGGACGCGGAGAACCGCACGAGCTTCGACGGGGACGAGGACGTCCGGGTCGCCTTCGCGGTGTGGAACGGGAACAACTCCGAGCGGGCCGGCCAGAAGGCGGTCAGCGAGTGGCAGTACCTCGCGCTCGGGCCGGGACCGGAGGGGCCGCCGTACGAGACGATCCTGTGGGCGGTCGCCGGCCTGGCCATCGCCGCGGTGGTCGTCGCGACGGTCGTCGGCGTACGGAGGACCTGAAACCATGACGACGGATCCGGACCGAGAGAACGGGACGAACGGGGCGGGGAGCACGGCGGCGGAGGCCGAGGCACCGGTCGCCGAGCTCGACCCGGACGCCGGCGCGCGCGGGGCGGCGTACGCCCTGCTGGCGCGGGCGTTCGGCCACCCGGAGGAGCCGTTCTACGACGCGCTCAGTCGGGGGAGCGTCGCCGCGCAGTTCGAGTCGCTGTTCGACGAGACGACGCTCGACGTCGACGCCCCCGCCCCGACGACGGACGACGACTACGAGACGCTGTGTGCCCGGTACAACGACCTGTTCGTCGTCGGGCACGCGGAGTACGAGGACCGCACCGACGGGACGGTGAACTCGACGGGGCCGCCCGTACCGCTGTACGAGTCCGCGTACCGCAGCGACGTGTCGTGGAACGACGTCAACCTCGACCTGGCGAGGGCGTACGACTACTACGACCTCGGCGTCGACGAGTCCGACCGGGACCACCACGACCACCTGCGGCTCCAACTGGAGTTCGCCGGCTACCTCGCCCGGCGGGAGTCCCTCGAGGGCGAAGGGGCGGACGCCGCCCGGCTCGACTTCCTCGACCGGCACCTGCGGGTGATCACGGAGGGCGTCGTCGAGCGCCTCGACGAGGAGCCGGGGACGGGCGCGTACGGCGACCTCGCCGCGCTGCTCGACGCGTTCACGGCCGCCGACCGGGCCGACCTCGTGACGAGGGTGGAGGGGTGACCGTGGCGGGGGAGTCCACTCACGGAACGGACCCGGCCGGCGTCCGGGCGGTCGCCGAACGGGTCCGGCCGCGGACGCCCGGCGAGGTCAGAGCTGTCGGCGGAACGCTCGCGGCCGCCGCAGTCTGCCTGCTGGCGGCGGCCCGGATAGCGCTCAACGCGCCGCTGGGCCAGTCGCCCGCCGCCGCGCAGACAGTCCACGTCGTCGCGACCGCGGCCGCCGTCGTCGTCCCGGGCGCCGTCGCGGTCGCCGCCGGGGTCGTCGCCGACACCGACTGGGAACTTGTCGGGCTGGTCGCCGCGGGGACGTTCGCCGTCGTCGCGCTCGCCGCGCCGGTCGCCGGAGTGCCGGCCGCCGGGGTCCTGCCCGTCGCCGCCGTTCTGGTCGCGGGACCGAGGCTAGCGGGAACCGAACGAGCGGCGATACGGCGGTGGCCCTTCGCGGGACTCGCGGTCGTCGCCGTGGCGCTCTCGCTGGGCGCGAGCACCGGCGTTCTCGCCGCCGGTGCGCGCTCGCTCGGGACGACCGCGGCGCTGGTCGCGCTCGTCGCGGCGCCGCTTTCCGTCGCGGCGTCCCGCCGGTCGCTGGTCGTCGGCGCCGTCGCCGCCGCCCTCGTCGCGGCCGCCGCGGTCGCCGCGCCGTTCGTCGCCGGCGCCGCGTTCCTCGCGGTCGCCGCAGCGGTCGACCCGAACGTCGCCGTCGCGGCCGCCGCGGTCGGCGGGGGCGTCGCTGTCGTGACCGAGGGGCTACACCGGCGTCGGGTGCCGGTGGCCGCCAGCGGGTCGCTGTTGCTGGCCGCCGGCGTCCCCGCGACGGTGCCTCGCGCGCTCGCGGTCGTCCTCGGCGTTCACCTCCTGCTGGTCGCCGGCGCGCCGTCCACATCGGGGCGCGCTTCCGGGACAGCGAACGGGGGTGAGCCGGCGTGAGCGACGACCGGAACGGCACCGGCGAGAACCACGACGGCTGCGACTGCGGCTCCGGCGGGGGCCACGGCTGCGGCGGCGATCACGACCACGACCCGGAGGACGGCCCTCCGGACCCCCAGCTCGACCCCGAGCGGAGCCCGGGGTTCGGCGAGGACCCCGACGGCCTCGACGAGATCGAGGTGAGCCGCGACGTCACCATCGGCGAGGCGACGCCGGAGGAGCTGATGGCGAGCGACACGTCGCCGGTCGAGGACGACCCGGTCGGCGACCACCTCGAACGGCTCCGCTCGGGGACGAAGATCGAGCGGCGGCGCGCCGCGCTCGCGCTGGCCGACGCCGACGACCTGGGCGACCGCGTCGCCGAGACGCTCGCCGGCGTCGCCCAAACCGACGCCGACGCCGACGTCCGGCAGTTCGCCGTGGAGGCGCTGGGAAAGATCGGCGGCGAGATCGCCGAGCGGGGGGCGCTGGCCGTGACGAACGACGACGACCCCTGGGTGCGCGCGGAGGCAGTGGTCACGGTCGATCGGCTCGACCGAGCGGCCCACAAGGACCGGCTCGAACGGGCGCTCGACGACGACCACC
This window contains:
- the narH gene encoding nitrate reductase subunit beta, producing the protein MSTQDDDGPTVELADGVEHQVAMVMDLNKCIGCQSCTVACKTLWTEGGGREYMYWNNVETKPGKGYPRNWEEKGGGFESAEQADKEDTHGERQVGELPSQEDWGRPWEFNHEEIFYDGSDESLKPQGRSPEWGPNWDEDQGAGEYPNSYYFYLPRICNHCTHPSCAEACPRKALYKREEDGIVLVDQERCRGYRYCVEGCPYNKVHFNVMKKKSEKCIFCYPRKEGEGPDDEVRPPACASECPPQLRLVGFLDDEDGPIYKLVEEYEVALRLHPEFHTEPNVYYIPPFAPPQHTENGETVDVERIPRPYLEELFGEQVHDALDTIERHRDRVRRGQDSELMELLTTKDMAKQYRLEVFE
- a CDS encoding ethylbenzene dehydrogenase-related protein: MSERSSAADGRRSLVAVAVALTLVTVAAVVPALVGARPANEVPVTELPDADDSLSEPTGDAWERTPAKEIALASAPSGAPNANDTSIESVSVRAAYTDERLFVRLSWDDPSRDGNVSPANATPQVNSFADAAAVQLPADAGANPGIAMGSDRTPVNVWYWSGATGGQELLAGGPGTTTPIGSVGSNASYEDGRWHVVYARNRTADAENRTSFDGDEDVRVAFAVWNGNNSERAGQKAVSEWQYLALGPGPEGPPYETILWAVAGLAIAAVVVATVVGVRRT
- a CDS encoding molecular chaperone TorD family protein encodes the protein MTTDPDRENGTNGAGSTAAEAEAPVAELDPDAGARGAAYALLARAFGHPEEPFYDALSRGSVAAQFESLFDETTLDVDAPAPTTDDDYETLCARYNDLFVVGHAEYEDRTDGTVNSTGPPVPLYESAYRSDVSWNDVNLDLARAYDYYDLGVDESDRDHHDHLRLQLEFAGYLARRESLEGEGADAARLDFLDRHLRVITEGVVERLDEEPGTGAYGDLAALLDAFTAADRADLVTRVEG
- a CDS encoding HEAT repeat domain-containing protein; translated protein: MSDDRNGTGENHDGCDCGSGGGHGCGGDHDHDPEDGPPDPQLDPERSPGFGEDPDGLDEIEVSRDVTIGEATPEELMASDTSPVEDDPVGDHLERLRSGTKIERRRAALALADADDLGDRVAETLAGVAQTDADADVRQFAVEALGKIGGEIAERGALAVTNDDDPWVRAEAVVTVDRLDRAAHKDRLERALDDDHHAVRRNALISIFKLRGEDARDDLLSALEDPSERVREWAAHMLAGVDDDEAREALKRAATRDESGVVRTTAGNALQEDPARFRRSFRGALSEREVLLPGEDLLNRQPDL